A single window of Rana temporaria chromosome 1, aRanTem1.1, whole genome shotgun sequence DNA harbors:
- the LOC120928198 gene encoding 60S ribosomal protein L23a, which yields MAPKAKKEAVPAKTEAKSKALKAKKAVLKGVHSHKKKKIRTTPTFRRPKTLRLRRQPKYPRKSAPTRNKLDHYAIIKFPLTTESAMKKIEDNNTLVFIVDVKANKHQIKQAVKKLYDIDVAKVNTLIRPDGEKKAYVRLAPDYDALDVANKIGII from the coding sequence ATGGCACCAAAGGCGAAGAAGGAAGCTGTCCCTGCCAAGACTGAAGCAAAGTCTAAGGCTCTGAAGGCCAAAAAGGCCGTGCTAAAAGGAGTACACAGTCACAAGAAGAAGAAGATCCGAACCACTCCTACATTCCGGAGACCCAAAACCTTGAGGCTGAGGAGGCAACCCAAATACCCAAGGAAAAGTGCCCCCACACGGAACAAGCTTGACCATTATGCCATCATTAAGTTCCCTCTGACCACTGAGTCCGCAATGAAGAAGATTGAGGACAATAACACTCTGGTTTTCATTGTTGATGTCAAAGCAAACAAGCACCAGATTAAACAAGCCGTGAAGAAGTTGTATGACATTGATGTCGCCAAAGTGAACACCCTCATTAGGCCAGACGGTGAGAAGAAGGCGTACGTTCGTCTTGCTCCCGATTATGACGCGCTAGATGTTGCTAACAAGATTGGCATCATCTAA